A region of Odocoileus virginianus isolate 20LAN1187 ecotype Illinois chromosome 11, Ovbor_1.2, whole genome shotgun sequence DNA encodes the following proteins:
- the LOC110128714 gene encoding nuclear cap-binding protein subunit 3-like, translated as MAAVRGLRESVKAEAPAGPALGLPSPEAALDRGEPEPMEVEEGELEVVPARRSLKELIPDTSRRYENKAGSFITGIDVTSKEAIEKKEQRAKRFHFRSEVNLAQRNVALDRDMMKKAIPKVRLETIYICGVDEMSTQDVFSYFKEYPPAHIEWLDDTSCNVVWLDEMTAARALINMSSLPALDKIRSKDANEDKSSEKSKKDKQEDSSDDDEAEEGEVEDENSSDVELDTLSQVEEESLLRNDLRPANKLAKGNRLFMRFATKDDKKELGAARRSQYYMKYGNPNYGGMKGILSNSWKWRYHSRRIQRDVIKKRALIGDDVGLTSYKHRHSGLVHVPEEPIEEEEEEEEEDQDMDAEDRVVVECHGEPEARRQAWERSVSGRSSASSSDSDEMDYDLELKMISTPSPKKSMKMTMYADEVESQLKNIRNSMRADTLSTSNIKNRIGNKLPAEKFADVRHLLDEKRQHTRPRPAGSSTKTDIRQRLGKRSYSPEKAFSSNPVVRREPFSDVHSRLGVPRQDVKGLYSDTREKSGSLWTRLGSAPKTKEKNVKKGDRRAPGTEEDDSELQRAWGALIKEKEQSRQKKSRLDNLPSLQIEVSRESSSGSEAES; from the exons ATGGCGGCCGTACGCGGCCTGCGAGAGTCCGTGAAGGCGGAGGCCCCGGCGGGGCCGGCCTTGGGGCTCCCGTCGCCTGAAGCGGCTTTGGACCGAGGCGAACCGGAGCCCATGGAGGTGGAGGAGGGCGAACTGGAGGTCGTGCCGGCTCGGCGCTCGCTGAAGGAACTGATCcc ggacacaagcagaagatatgaaaacAAGGCTGGCAGCTTCATCACCGGAATTGATGTCACCTCCAAGGAAGCGATTGAAAAGAAGGAACAGCGAGCCAAGCGCTTCCATTTTCGATCAGAAGTAAATCTTGCCCAAAGAAATGTAGCCTTGGACCGAGACATGATGAAGAAAGCAATCCCCAAAGTGAGACTGGAGACAATCTACATTTGCGGAGTAGATGAGATGAGCACCCAGGAtgtcttttcctattttaaagaATATCCTCCGGCTCACATCGAGTGGTTGGATGATACCTCCTGTAATGTGGTTTGGTTGGATGAAATGACGGCTGCGAGAGCCCTTATCAATATGAGTTCTCTGCCAGCCCTGGATAAGATAAGAAGCAAGGATGCCAATGAGGACAAGTCATCCgagaaaagtaaaaaagacaaGCAGGAAGACAGTTCTGATGACGATGAGGCTGAAGAAGGAGAAGTTGAAGATGAGAACTCAAGTGATGTAGAGTTGGACACGTTGTCGCAGGTAGAAGAAGAGTCTCTGCTAAGAAACGACCTTCGTCCAGCTAACAAACTTGCTAAAGGAAATAGGTTATTCATGAGATTTGCTACAAAAGATGACAAAAAGGAACTTGGAGCAGCTAGGAGAAGTCAGTATTACATGAAATATGGGAATCCAAATTACGGAGGCATGAAAGGAATTCTTAGTAACTCTTGGAAGTGGAGATACCATTCCCGTCGCATTCAGCGGGATGTTATTAAGAAGAGAGCCCTGATTGGGGACGACGTTGGCCTGACGTCCTATAAACACCGACATTCTGGACTGGTGCACGTTCCTGAGGAGCCtattgaggaggaggaggaggaggaggaggaggaccaggACATGGATGCCGAGGACAGGGTGGTGGTGGAGTGCCACGGAGAGCCCGAGGCCCGCAGGCAGGCCTGGGAGCGGAGCGTGTCCGGGCGGTCCAGTGCCAGCAGCTCAGACTCTGACGAGATGGACTATGATCTAGAGCTGAAGATGATTTCCACTCCTTCGCCAAAGAAGAGCATGAAAATGACCATGTATGCTGATGAGGTGGAATCTCAGTTGAAAAATATCAggaactccatgagggcagataCTTTATCCACAAGCAATATAAAAAACCGAATTGGTAACAAATTACCAGCTGAGAAATTTGCAGATGTCAGACATTTGTTAGATGAAAAACGTCAGCACACACGTCCACGGCCAGCTGGCAGCAGCACTAAAACAGATATACGCCAGCGATTAGGAAAAAGATCATATTCTCCAGAAAAGGCTTTCAGTAGTAATCCAGTTGTTCGGAGAGAGCCCTTTTCTGATGTACATAGTAGGCTGGGTGTTCCTAGGCAGGATGTTAAAGGCCTCTACTCTGATACGCGAGAGAAGTCAGGTAGTTTATGGACTCGCTTAGGATCTGCACCCAAGACCAAAGAAAAGAACGTGAAGAAAGGGGATCGCAGGGCGCCAGGCACAGAGGAAGATGACTCGGagctgcagagggcatggggggCTCTGATTAAGGAGAAGGAACAGTCTCGCCAAAAGAAGAGCCGCTTAGATAACTTGCCATCTCTCCAGATCGAAGTCAGTCGGGAAAGCAGCTCTGGCTCAGAGGCTGAGTCCTGA